One segment of Candidatus Nitrospira nitrosa DNA contains the following:
- a CDS encoding efflux RND transporter permease subunit: MWLTLLALRNRIGILMLSLAMVVLGFTALQRLPVDLFPQIQVPVAFVGVIYKGAPPLDIEQSVVYPIEKAVSSASNVEHVESFSKQGLGAVQIWFNWGTDINVGQMEVMQRITQILNSLPPGILQPFIVKFDVSNIPVSIVSVASDELDERALYDLAYNTIAPQIEQIANVAAATVEGGRIRQININLDPALLSARGLSILDVVKSVKASNVILPSGDVKAGNLDYNVFTNNQFRTVEPIQDVIIKVNPQGNPVRVRDVGTVTDSSDIQTNIVHADGARSVFLRVNKQPIANTVEVVDALRAAIPKILGVPEGVNLTISFDQSLYIRQSIRNLVEQALHGSLLAAAVIFIFLRNLTSTLIVSVAIPLSMLVTFIVLYFTGQTLNVFTLGGLALGIGRLVDDSIVELENIQRHLNTNPSRWDSILNAAREVAMPILASTVTTVVVFLPMFFVVGIARLLLIPLTVTIAIALFTSFLVSRTVTPALCYKFLRPEQEAHRTMPGWLVALMEWSRHRYDSIDRSYEDSLRWVLGHRRIFILAVLLIFLGSLTLIPLIGTEFLPVSDESQFRIVLRAPVGQRVERTEQQVTEVERVLRTVIPSNELETIVSSTGILSQGRSSLFNPNTGPHTSSIQVYLVSPEKRTRSQVDILNDVRPKIVKLFPGVSMYFDPGGIVKRVTSFGSQKAVDVEIYGYDFDKAREVIARVKEIMERTPGLADIEPSREENYPEINVTVDREKAALLGISEADVANTVLFSLNGNGQTDPIIYTDPYNGNEYFISAWLAEEHRANLSDLENILLTSKTGDPVLLKNVASLKLNAGPVKIDRKYFQRVIHLTANPTTRTLGEIADDLESAFSGLQLPAGFSIKLAGQIQQQRETFQGMQFAIILALLLVYMVMAAQFKSLIDPFIIMFSVPMGFPGVILILFLTNTTLSTASLMGIIMMFGIVVSNGVLLVDYTNVLRRRGALLQNAVVAAARTRLRPILMTSLATIFGLLPMAIGLGTGGETNAPLARAVVGGLSVSTLLTIFLIPTLYMILEEWVPRNLEAERDHSIPATPTAVATPE, translated from the coding sequence ATGTGGTTGACCCTTCTCGCATTGCGCAATCGTATCGGCATCCTCATGCTCTCGCTCGCGATGGTCGTGCTGGGGTTCACGGCCCTTCAACGCTTGCCGGTGGATCTTTTCCCCCAAATTCAGGTCCCCGTTGCGTTTGTCGGCGTCATCTATAAAGGAGCCCCTCCACTCGATATCGAACAAAGTGTCGTGTACCCGATCGAGAAAGCGGTGAGCTCTGCATCCAATGTCGAGCATGTCGAATCATTCAGCAAACAGGGCCTTGGAGCTGTGCAGATCTGGTTCAACTGGGGGACCGATATCAACGTTGGGCAGATGGAGGTCATGCAGCGTATTACCCAGATTTTAAATAGTCTCCCGCCAGGCATTCTTCAGCCTTTTATCGTCAAGTTTGACGTGTCCAATATCCCCGTCTCCATCGTGTCGGTGGCGAGTGACGAACTGGACGAACGAGCCCTGTACGATCTGGCGTACAACACCATCGCCCCGCAAATCGAACAGATCGCGAATGTCGCTGCAGCCACGGTCGAAGGCGGGAGAATCCGCCAAATCAATATCAATCTCGACCCTGCGTTGCTGAGTGCCCGCGGGCTTTCGATTCTCGATGTCGTGAAATCCGTCAAAGCCTCAAACGTCATTCTCCCCTCCGGCGATGTCAAAGCCGGCAATCTTGATTACAACGTCTTTACCAACAATCAATTTCGCACCGTGGAGCCGATCCAAGACGTCATCATCAAGGTGAATCCGCAAGGCAACCCAGTCCGGGTGCGTGATGTGGGAACCGTGACCGATTCGTCTGATATTCAAACCAATATCGTCCACGCAGACGGGGCCAGATCCGTGTTCCTTCGTGTGAACAAACAACCGATCGCCAATACGGTCGAAGTTGTGGATGCCCTACGTGCAGCCATACCCAAGATACTTGGAGTCCCGGAGGGAGTGAATCTCACCATTTCGTTTGACCAATCGCTCTATATACGCCAGTCCATCCGCAATCTCGTCGAACAAGCCCTTCACGGCTCATTATTGGCCGCAGCAGTGATTTTCATCTTTCTGCGCAACCTGACGAGCACCCTGATCGTCTCCGTCGCCATTCCTCTCTCCATGCTGGTCACCTTCATCGTGCTCTATTTCACAGGACAAACCTTGAACGTCTTCACGCTTGGAGGACTTGCTCTCGGCATCGGTCGACTCGTCGATGACTCCATCGTGGAACTGGAAAATATCCAACGGCACCTCAATACCAACCCCAGCCGGTGGGACAGTATCCTCAATGCCGCCCGAGAAGTGGCCATGCCGATTTTGGCATCGACTGTGACGACCGTGGTGGTCTTTCTCCCCATGTTTTTCGTTGTCGGTATCGCACGCCTATTGCTGATTCCCTTGACGGTCACCATTGCGATCGCGCTCTTTACATCATTCTTGGTCTCCCGCACCGTCACACCTGCTCTCTGCTACAAATTCCTCCGTCCTGAACAAGAAGCCCATCGAACGATGCCAGGCTGGCTGGTTGCACTCATGGAATGGAGCCGCCACCGCTATGACTCGATCGATAGGAGTTACGAAGATTCCTTGCGGTGGGTACTCGGGCACCGCCGTATCTTCATCCTCGCGGTTCTGCTGATCTTTCTGGGCTCACTCACCTTGATTCCCCTGATCGGGACGGAATTCCTGCCTGTGTCCGATGAGAGTCAGTTCCGCATCGTCCTGCGGGCTCCGGTCGGCCAACGAGTGGAACGGACCGAGCAGCAAGTCACGGAAGTCGAGCGGGTCCTTCGTACGGTCATCCCTTCGAATGAACTGGAAACCATTGTCTCCAGTACCGGCATCTTGTCTCAGGGCCGTTCGTCACTGTTTAACCCCAATACCGGGCCTCATACCTCATCGATTCAAGTGTATTTGGTCTCACCGGAAAAACGGACTAGGAGCCAAGTCGACATCTTGAATGACGTCCGCCCAAAGATCGTGAAACTGTTTCCCGGTGTCTCGATGTATTTCGACCCTGGGGGGATCGTCAAACGCGTCACTAGCTTTGGGTCACAAAAAGCCGTCGATGTCGAAATTTATGGGTATGATTTTGACAAAGCACGGGAGGTCATCGCGCGGGTCAAGGAGATCATGGAGCGGACTCCCGGTCTGGCCGATATCGAACCCAGCCGGGAAGAAAACTACCCGGAAATCAATGTCACGGTCGATCGAGAAAAAGCCGCACTCCTCGGTATCAGTGAGGCGGATGTGGCCAATACCGTACTCTTTTCCTTGAACGGGAATGGCCAAACCGACCCCATTATCTACACAGACCCATACAACGGAAACGAGTATTTCATCAGTGCCTGGTTAGCCGAAGAGCACCGCGCCAATCTCTCCGATCTGGAAAACATCCTCCTCACGAGCAAAACCGGCGACCCCGTGTTGCTGAAGAATGTGGCATCGCTCAAACTGAATGCGGGCCCGGTCAAAATCGATCGCAAATATTTCCAGCGTGTGATTCACCTGACTGCCAATCCCACTACTCGCACACTCGGCGAGATTGCCGACGATCTGGAGTCAGCCTTTTCAGGACTTCAGCTGCCGGCAGGATTCAGCATCAAGCTGGCCGGGCAAATTCAACAACAGCGTGAAACTTTTCAGGGGATGCAGTTCGCAATCATACTGGCACTCCTACTGGTCTACATGGTGATGGCCGCTCAATTTAAATCGCTCATCGATCCGTTCATCATCATGTTTTCAGTGCCCATGGGCTTCCCTGGCGTCATCTTGATCCTGTTCCTTACCAACACGACGCTTTCAACCGCATCGCTGATGGGCATCATCATGATGTTTGGGATTGTTGTCTCGAACGGCGTGTTACTGGTCGATTACACCAACGTGTTACGACGCCGAGGGGCGCTCCTACAGAACGCCGTGGTGGCCGCCGCCCGCACGAGGTTGCGACCGATTCTCATGACCTCACTGGCAACGATCTTTGGGCTCCTGCCCATGGCAATCGGGCTGGGAACCGGCGGGGAAACGAACGCACCCCTTGCACGAGCAGTGGTGGGAGGCCTGAGTGTCTCCACCTTACTCACCATCTTTCTCATCCCAACGCTGTATATGATTTTAGAAGAGTGGGTGCCGAGAAATCTGGAAGCAGAGCGGGACCATTCCATACCAGCGACGCCAACTGCCGTGGCGACGCCGGAGTAG
- a CDS encoding efflux RND transporter periplasmic adaptor subunit — protein sequence MRRLARHPLIALGMIVVLAVIGLVVLRLTTGAKTDTVRARVVTVGIAPPIRADIDIRLAYTADISPYQVVNIFSRVDGYIAMLHVDKGDFVKTNQLLVEIDHTDYHHAVNQAKANLSAAKAKVAQQDAVLRNAKLTFDRMQTLIKDQFVSQQDLDNAQVNLDAARAAQDSLQAQVNQMEVALAQSERNLTYSYIRAPFEGYVAERNLDTGAYVSSATASTSTMSRGIMSLHDINTVRVLIEVVERDIPLVQVGQKAELRAEAYPDHVFEGTVTRIVQALNRATRTMTVEVDLPNGDRRLKGGMFARVEVLVGTHRQALQIPIDAVSRLEETQYVYVVRDGKARRVEVEVGARSRNRIEITKGLTGNESVIVSGKDLVHDGRPVQTQPLDAVKSEM from the coding sequence ATGCGCCGACTTGCTCGTCATCCGTTGATCGCTCTAGGCATGATCGTTGTTCTGGCAGTCATTGGTCTGGTGGTCCTGCGCCTCACCACCGGTGCCAAAACTGACACAGTGAGAGCGCGTGTGGTCACGGTAGGGATTGCACCACCGATTCGGGCAGACATCGACATTCGCTTAGCCTATACAGCGGATATCTCCCCCTATCAGGTCGTCAACATTTTCTCCCGGGTTGACGGGTATATCGCCATGCTGCATGTCGATAAAGGTGATTTTGTTAAAACCAACCAGTTACTCGTTGAAATTGACCATACGGACTATCACCATGCCGTGAACCAAGCCAAAGCCAACCTTTCGGCCGCTAAGGCAAAAGTCGCACAACAGGATGCCGTCCTTCGTAACGCCAAGCTGACGTTCGATCGTATGCAGACTCTCATCAAAGACCAATTCGTGTCTCAGCAGGATTTGGATAATGCTCAGGTCAACCTGGATGCCGCCAGGGCCGCACAAGATTCACTCCAAGCCCAAGTCAATCAAATGGAGGTTGCACTGGCCCAGTCGGAGAGAAACTTGACCTACTCGTACATCCGAGCCCCCTTTGAGGGCTATGTTGCGGAACGGAATCTTGATACCGGTGCGTATGTCAGCAGCGCAACCGCGAGCACGTCCACGATGTCGCGGGGCATCATGAGTCTCCATGATATCAATACCGTCCGCGTGTTGATTGAGGTCGTTGAACGAGATATCCCGCTCGTGCAAGTTGGACAAAAGGCTGAGCTTCGCGCGGAAGCCTATCCAGACCATGTCTTCGAAGGAACGGTGACGCGCATTGTCCAAGCCTTGAATCGCGCAACCCGTACCATGACCGTAGAGGTCGATCTCCCGAACGGTGACCGGCGGCTCAAAGGAGGCATGTTTGCTCGAGTCGAAGTCCTGGTGGGAACCCACCGCCAAGCCTTACAGATCCCCATCGATGCCGTGAGCCGGCTGGAAGAAACCCAATACGTCTATGTGGTTCGAGACGGGAAAGCCCGACGCGTCGAAGTTGAGGTCGGAGCACGCAGCCGCAATCGCATTGAGATCACCAAGGGGTTGACAGGCAATGAATCGGTCATCGTATCTGGTAAAGACTTGGTACACGACGGAAGACCGGTGCAAACCCAACCATTGGATGCAGTGAAAAGTGAGATGTAA
- a CDS encoding TetR/AcrR family transcriptional regulator, whose product MNNVVKPARRQPARTPGHQRQASLISAAASLFATNGFSGTTTKQIALAAGVSEALLFKHFPTKHALYSAILSEKTDYTGLQESVEEAAAKRDDRRLFMLLAGYRIRKGADPILFRLLLFSALEGHAMSDMFFQQQYRVFHDLLAGYIRQRINEGAYRPVDPVLAARAFFGIMVHHGLLHDILGLPMHLTHEATVEEYVSLFLNGLIR is encoded by the coding sequence ATGAACAACGTTGTCAAACCGGCTCGCCGGCAACCAGCGAGGACGCCAGGTCATCAACGGCAGGCGAGCTTGATCAGCGCAGCAGCATCACTCTTTGCGACGAACGGTTTTAGCGGGACCACAACAAAACAAATCGCGCTGGCAGCAGGTGTCAGCGAGGCACTGCTTTTTAAGCACTTCCCTACCAAGCACGCACTGTACTCGGCCATCCTTTCTGAGAAAACCGATTACACCGGACTACAGGAATCGGTTGAAGAGGCTGCCGCGAAGCGAGACGATAGGCGACTCTTCATGTTGCTTGCCGGCTATCGAATCAGAAAGGGAGCAGACCCGATATTATTTCGGCTACTCCTGTTCAGTGCGTTAGAAGGTCATGCGATGTCGGATATGTTTTTTCAACAACAGTATCGAGTATTTCATGATCTCCTTGCGGGCTATATCCGACAACGTATCAATGAGGGTGCCTACCGCCCAGTGGATCCAGTGCTTGCGGCGAGAGCTTTTTTCGGTATCATGGTCCATCATGGATTGCTCCATGACATTCTGGGTTTACCCATGCATCTGACTCATGAGGCGACCGTAGAGGAATATGTCTCCCTGTTCCTCAACGGCCTCATTCGGTAA
- a CDS encoding PilZ domain-containing protein, translating to MRQARGTARFKPHQSHHSIERRRASRKSVSFGLMYSGVSGEDVLIGDGTIVDLSESGLGLRGDIRVPVGMELTLFLYLSDRDEPLSILESTVVWSSGSLFGVVFNDLSLSDGERLRSFLHTHSVGQA from the coding sequence ATGAGACAGGCAAGGGGAACGGCCCGATTTAAACCACATCAATCCCACCACTCAATTGAGCGCCGCAGAGCATCAAGAAAGAGCGTCTCTTTTGGGCTCATGTACTCGGGAGTGTCTGGTGAGGATGTGCTCATTGGAGACGGGACCATAGTGGACCTCTCGGAAAGTGGCCTCGGTCTTCGTGGTGATATTCGTGTCCCGGTGGGCATGGAGCTGACATTGTTCTTGTATCTTTCCGATCGGGATGAGCCTTTATCCATTCTGGAGTCGACGGTCGTTTGGAGTAGCGGCTCCTTATTTGGTGTCGTATTCAATGACCTCAGCCTCTCTGATGGCGAGAGACTGCGGTCATTTCTTCACACCCATTCAGTCGGCCAAGCGTAG
- a CDS encoding PilZ domain-containing protein, with amino-acid sequence MIGRKQYSPLDKRCAERVAITCRVRYTGEVPTQPHQGEGLTKNISVSGCHVITDQHVTRGTLLTLTIALPDGLPTLSLESALVVWVSGSQFSVRFLDLSRDHRKRIQNFIWKSISHNTVSDQRTRFRLI; translated from the coding sequence ATGATTGGACGAAAGCAGTACAGCCCCCTCGATAAGCGATGTGCCGAACGTGTCGCCATTACCTGTCGTGTACGCTATACAGGCGAGGTTCCCACTCAACCGCATCAAGGGGAGGGACTCACAAAAAACATCTCGGTGTCCGGATGCCACGTCATCACGGATCAGCATGTCACCCGCGGGACCCTCCTGACTCTTACCATTGCACTTCCAGATGGATTGCCGACATTATCGTTAGAATCAGCGCTGGTTGTCTGGGTTTCAGGTAGTCAGTTTTCAGTCCGATTTCTGGACTTGAGCCGAGACCACCGGAAACGAATTCAGAACTTTATTTGGAAAAGTATTTCCCATAATACGGTGAGCGACCAACGGACGCGCTTCCGGCTGATCTAA
- a CDS encoding thiamine pyrophosphate-binding protein: MIDSDVFVQAMQDLGVNFFTGVPDSILGGIIAELMIRRVYIPAVREDEAVGMAAGAYMAGRVPAVLMQNSGLGTCLNTLMSLNLIYRQPCLLIVSWRGQGESDAPEHLVMGEVMPQLLETVRIPHRTLTEKTAVEDLRWGIDTLRKRQIPVALVLTTGVVRGLHP; this comes from the coding sequence GTGATTGACAGCGACGTGTTTGTTCAGGCCATGCAGGATTTGGGGGTAAATTTTTTCACCGGGGTTCCGGATTCCATCCTTGGTGGAATTATCGCGGAACTCATGATTCGAAGGGTCTATATCCCGGCCGTCCGAGAGGATGAAGCGGTCGGCATGGCAGCTGGCGCATACATGGCGGGGAGGGTCCCAGCCGTTCTTATGCAGAATTCTGGGCTCGGGACTTGTTTGAATACACTCATGTCGCTCAACTTGATCTATCGCCAGCCGTGTCTGCTGATTGTGTCATGGCGGGGCCAAGGTGAAAGCGATGCGCCCGAGCATCTTGTGATGGGCGAAGTCATGCCGCAACTGCTTGAGACAGTGAGGATTCCCCATCGCACATTGACCGAAAAAACAGCCGTCGAAGATTTGCGCTGGGGCATCGATACCTTGCGGAAGAGGCAGATCCCCGTCGCGCTTGTCCTGACAACGGGTGTGGTGAGGGGATTGCACCCATGA
- a CDS encoding thiamine pyrophosphate-dependent enzyme has translation MRPEEGTLISRAQAIATLLELLTDQPVVICNGFPSREAHKIADRPTHFYMIGSMGNAAAIALGVALAKPNKQVVTFDGDGNVLMGMGTLATVGALRPRNFIHVVFDNEVYGTTGNQPTISNVVPLDKVAKSAGYVNVERVLDRDDLIYEFKDMLKKDGPSLLLIKVNEFVEDAGRVVHDPFVITQRFMKAIEG, from the coding sequence ATGAGACCTGAAGAGGGCACTCTGATCAGTCGGGCTCAGGCGATCGCGACCTTGTTGGAATTGTTGACCGATCAACCCGTCGTGATCTGTAATGGGTTCCCTTCGCGGGAGGCACACAAGATTGCCGATCGCCCCACACATTTTTATATGATTGGATCTATGGGGAATGCCGCTGCGATTGCACTCGGCGTCGCATTGGCGAAGCCGAACAAGCAGGTGGTGACGTTCGATGGGGACGGGAATGTGCTGATGGGAATGGGGACACTTGCGACGGTTGGTGCGTTGCGACCAAGGAATTTTATCCACGTGGTGTTCGACAATGAAGTGTATGGGACGACGGGGAATCAGCCTACGATTTCTAATGTGGTGCCGCTGGACAAGGTCGCCAAATCAGCCGGCTATGTGAATGTGGAGCGGGTACTTGATCGTGACGATCTTATCTACGAGTTTAAGGATATGCTGAAGAAAGATGGTCCCAGTTTGTTGCTGATCAAGGTCAATGAGTTTGTCGAAGATGCAGGCCGTGTCGTGCATGACCCCTTCGTCATTACCCAGCGGTTCATGAAAGCGATTGAGGGGTAG
- a CDS encoding pyridoxal-phosphate-dependent aminotransferase family protein, with the protein MVLLNPGPVNVSERVRQALVKPDICHRESEFSELLHRIQTKLLTAFVPGAESEYVAVLMTGSGTAAVEAALMSSLPHGKRMLILNNGVYGERMSQIIGLHRLGVSELKYEWTVRPDPERLLLALRQHPEVHVVGMVHHETTTGLLNPVHEIAEIVDNQNRVFVLDAVSALAGETLDIGKSHIYMVVGTAGKCIQGFPGVSFVLVRKGFVEKMRAYPKRSWYLHLTHYIDNEGRGMIPFTPAVQVYYAFDEALDELLEEGVSNRIQRYKKMATVIRERMAKLGVKALLPVERQSNTITAYHLPEGVSYQNLHDQLKQQGYVIYAGQGNLENKIFRVANMGALTEEQFGGFLDAFEQACRPR; encoded by the coding sequence ATGGTTCTCCTGAATCCAGGTCCGGTCAATGTCTCAGAGCGTGTTCGTCAAGCGCTCGTGAAGCCCGACATCTGCCATCGAGAATCAGAGTTTTCCGAGCTGCTTCATCGTATCCAAACCAAACTGCTCACGGCTTTCGTTCCTGGGGCTGAATCGGAATACGTGGCTGTCCTTATGACGGGGTCAGGGACCGCAGCCGTCGAGGCCGCATTAATGTCGTCGCTTCCCCATGGTAAGCGCATGCTCATCCTCAACAACGGCGTCTACGGTGAGCGGATGTCTCAGATCATTGGACTCCATCGCTTGGGAGTAAGCGAGCTGAAGTATGAGTGGACGGTTCGTCCCGATCCCGAACGGCTGCTTCTTGCCCTCCGTCAGCATCCAGAAGTGCATGTCGTGGGCATGGTGCACCATGAGACGACGACCGGACTTCTCAATCCTGTCCACGAGATCGCTGAAATTGTCGACAATCAGAATCGCGTGTTTGTGCTTGATGCCGTCAGCGCATTGGCCGGAGAGACGCTCGATATCGGCAAGTCGCATATCTACATGGTCGTAGGCACGGCGGGGAAATGCATTCAGGGGTTTCCCGGCGTGTCCTTCGTGCTTGTCCGGAAGGGGTTCGTCGAAAAAATGCGCGCGTACCCAAAGCGCTCGTGGTATCTCCACCTGACTCATTACATCGACAACGAAGGGCGTGGGATGATTCCGTTCACGCCGGCTGTGCAAGTCTACTACGCATTCGACGAGGCGCTGGATGAGCTGCTTGAGGAAGGCGTATCGAATCGTATTCAACGCTATAAGAAGATGGCGACGGTGATCCGTGAACGAATGGCGAAGCTTGGAGTGAAAGCGCTTTTGCCGGTCGAACGACAATCAAATACCATTACGGCGTATCATCTGCCGGAAGGCGTGTCGTACCAAAACTTGCATGATCAGCTCAAGCAGCAGGGGTACGTGATTTATGCCGGGCAAGGCAACTTGGAGAACAAGATTTTCCGTGTCGCCAATATGGGAGCGCTGACCGAGGAGCAGTTTGGCGGATTTCTCGATGCTTTCGAACAGGCGTGTCGTCCAAGATGA
- a CDS encoding phosphocholine cytidylyltransferase family protein has translation MKAIILAAGVGKRLWEVTQHRPKCLIEIGGRSLLYRYLESLAAVGIRRVDMVVGYKQEMIRAAVAQDPCGIRVNFLVNEQFQRGSISSLWEARMLLDDDVIVMDADVLFHRGILRRLALSPFENALLMDETVKQTGEECMVVVAGDRVIALTKKMPDHYDYAGEGVGFLRVRHADTPRVVSSLRGYIEKNMWHMEYEDALLEYFHDVRVGHEKIGGLPWTEIDFVNDIKKAELEVLPRL, from the coding sequence ATGAAAGCGATTATTCTTGCAGCAGGAGTCGGCAAGCGGCTTTGGGAGGTCACGCAACATCGCCCCAAATGCTTGATTGAGATTGGGGGGCGATCACTCTTATACCGCTATTTGGAATCACTGGCTGCAGTCGGGATTCGGCGAGTGGACATGGTCGTTGGATATAAGCAGGAGATGATTCGTGCCGCAGTTGCACAGGACCCATGCGGTATCCGCGTCAACTTTCTTGTCAATGAACAATTCCAGCGTGGCAGCATCTCTTCTCTTTGGGAGGCAAGGATGCTGCTGGATGACGATGTGATCGTCATGGATGCAGATGTCCTATTTCATCGGGGGATCTTGCGTCGTCTCGCTCTGTCGCCGTTTGAGAATGCCCTGTTGATGGATGAGACCGTCAAGCAAACGGGTGAGGAGTGTATGGTGGTTGTGGCTGGGGACAGAGTGATTGCCCTCACGAAAAAGATGCCGGACCACTACGACTATGCCGGCGAGGGGGTGGGGTTTCTTCGGGTGAGGCATGCCGACACCCCTCGGGTCGTCTCCTCTCTCCGCGGATACATCGAGAAAAATATGTGGCACATGGAGTATGAGGACGCGCTGTTGGAATATTTCCACGATGTGCGGGTGGGGCATGAGAAGATCGGAGGATTGCCCTGGACCGAGATCGATTTTGTCAATGATATAAAGAAAGCTGAGTTGGAAGTTTTGCCAAGATTGTGA
- a CDS encoding CDP-alcohol phosphatidyltransferase family protein, translating to MSKGILQKRVEIQGLATAILLPSAGVFGGPVGSEVGELGPLTNVVGIGLFQRTVLTLQRAGIRQLIVLSGPEEEQLKHSLAKGPRVTIPVRWMPIREFPIDDPRTWEALAAEVRGFALIASINGVFSRGLIEQLRKDVRDGHAIVVAQPRPQPDELPTSSGVRVKIPYPGLTAMASDRLDESTLLVAELLVVPASLMNAANVGTYQKGSTPVRQWIEQVAGDGRLHVVTAEEKRGTWYQPVRTSEDVGKAEQKLFNSLKGDFEGFVDRYFNRKVSRGFTRLFLELGLSPNSITVLAGLIGLVAAAGFGLGTYSAGILAALLFQLAAVIDCCDGEVARLTFTESPFGAWLDIALDNLVHMAIFAGIAIGLYTAQIGQEDDWVPLALGGAAVLGNGISFLLVEKAQKIKSSVGWRTPAHAAWATVMLKNVASRDFSVSLIGFALFGQLFWFLLFAAIGSLLFACAMVWVIRPSAVALPRL from the coding sequence ATGAGCAAAGGTATTCTTCAGAAGCGAGTCGAGATCCAAGGATTGGCGACGGCAATTTTGCTCCCGTCGGCTGGAGTGTTTGGAGGACCTGTCGGATCGGAGGTCGGCGAACTAGGTCCCCTCACCAACGTTGTTGGGATCGGCCTTTTTCAGCGAACCGTCCTCACATTGCAGCGAGCCGGGATTCGGCAATTGATCGTTCTCTCCGGGCCCGAGGAGGAGCAGCTGAAGCATTCCCTGGCGAAAGGACCGCGTGTCACCATTCCCGTCCGTTGGATGCCGATCCGAGAATTTCCCATTGATGATCCTCGGACATGGGAGGCCTTAGCAGCAGAGGTTCGAGGATTTGCGCTTATCGCCAGCATCAATGGCGTGTTCTCACGTGGGCTAATTGAACAATTACGCAAGGATGTGCGCGATGGGCATGCCATCGTGGTGGCCCAACCTAGGCCACAGCCGGACGAGTTACCGACGAGTAGTGGCGTACGCGTCAAGATTCCCTATCCCGGCCTGACGGCCATGGCATCCGATCGTCTCGACGAGTCAACCCTGTTGGTCGCTGAGCTTCTCGTTGTTCCAGCTAGCCTCATGAACGCGGCAAATGTGGGTACGTATCAAAAAGGGAGCACGCCGGTTCGTCAGTGGATCGAACAGGTTGCAGGGGATGGGCGACTGCATGTGGTGACGGCTGAGGAAAAGCGAGGGACATGGTATCAGCCGGTGCGGACATCGGAGGATGTGGGAAAAGCCGAACAGAAGTTGTTTAACTCGCTCAAGGGAGACTTTGAAGGATTCGTCGATCGGTATTTCAATCGGAAAGTCTCTCGTGGGTTCACACGGCTGTTCCTTGAGCTCGGCCTGTCTCCCAATTCCATCACGGTCTTAGCCGGACTTATCGGGCTGGTGGCTGCTGCGGGGTTTGGTCTGGGAACGTACAGCGCTGGTATTTTGGCAGCACTGTTGTTTCAGCTGGCAGCGGTGATTGATTGCTGCGACGGAGAAGTCGCTCGATTGACTTTTACAGAGTCGCCATTCGGGGCCTGGCTCGATATCGCCCTGGATAATCTCGTTCATATGGCAATATTCGCGGGGATTGCTATCGGGCTCTATACGGCACAAATCGGGCAAGAGGATGATTGGGTGCCACTTGCGCTTGGTGGAGCGGCCGTGCTGGGCAATGGTATCTCGTTCCTGCTCGTCGAAAAGGCGCAAAAGATCAAAAGCTCGGTCGGATGGAGGACTCCGGCTCATGCGGCTTGGGCTACCGTAATGCTCAAAAACGTCGCGAGCCGTGATTTTTCAGTTTCCTTGATCGGGTTTGCGCTGTTCGGCCAGCTCTTTTGGTTTCTTCTGTTTGCGGCGATCGGTTCTCTCCTATTTGCCTGTGCCATGGTCTGGGTGATCCGTCCGTCTGCAGTTGCGTTACCTCGGCTATAA